In a genomic window of Streptomyces katrae:
- a CDS encoding maleylpyruvate isomerase family mycothiol-dependent enzyme, translating into MEKNLEFPDLLRLIDERSTAFRAAVAAAPSLDAPVPTCPEWTLFDLVKHLGGGDRFWAAIVGAGPADAPPAEATAARAALEVPREREALLGWLAASTQLLLSALREAGPESGCWAWWSALQTPRTAGGVARHRAQETAVHTYDAQLAGGTPQPLPVEVALDGVEEFLFTCVATPSAWPHKPAVFDFHTAEGPSWRLTADGDGARSTRIPAPTAATGEDSDAAGVSIHGTAGELVLYLYDRIPAHSLRVDGDAGLLDLLRAWEPEE; encoded by the coding sequence GTGGAAAAGAATCTTGAGTTCCCTGACCTGCTGCGACTGATCGATGAACGGTCGACCGCCTTCCGCGCCGCGGTCGCCGCCGCGCCCAGTCTCGACGCACCGGTGCCGACCTGCCCCGAGTGGACGCTGTTCGATCTGGTGAAGCACCTGGGCGGGGGAGACCGATTCTGGGCCGCCATCGTCGGCGCGGGGCCTGCCGACGCTCCCCCGGCCGAGGCCACCGCTGCGCGCGCCGCTCTGGAAGTGCCGCGGGAGCGTGAGGCCCTGCTGGGCTGGCTGGCCGCGTCGACGCAGCTTCTGCTGAGCGCCCTGCGCGAGGCGGGACCGGAGAGCGGTTGCTGGGCGTGGTGGAGTGCCCTGCAGACGCCGCGGACCGCCGGCGGAGTCGCCCGGCACCGGGCCCAGGAGACCGCGGTGCACACGTACGACGCCCAGCTCGCCGGGGGCACCCCGCAGCCCCTGCCGGTCGAGGTGGCACTCGACGGCGTGGAGGAGTTCCTGTTCACCTGCGTCGCGACGCCCAGCGCCTGGCCGCACAAGCCCGCCGTCTTCGACTTCCACACCGCTGAGGGCCCCTCCTGGCGCCTCACGGCCGACGGCGACGGCGCCCGCTCCACCCGCATCCCCGCGCCCACCGCCGCGACCGGCGAGGACTCGGACGCAGCCGGCGTCTCCATCCATGGCACGGCCGGTGAGTTGGTCCTCTACCTGTACGACCGCATCCCGGCCCACTCCTTGCGCGTTGACGGAGACGCAGGGCTGCTCGACCTGCTCCGCGCCTGGGAGCCGGAGGAATAG
- a CDS encoding nucleoside/nucleotide kinase family protein, translating into MRSTEPEPEPEPAAVTRAEALANTGERRLLGIAGPPGAGKSTLAARIADALGPQRAVVVPMDGFHLAQAVLDRTGRADRKGAPDTFDAAGYAALLQRLRAPQASTVYAPAFDRSLEEPIAGSIPVCPDVPLVITEGNYLLHDVGEWAAVRPLLDEAWYLDPAEDLRLDRLIGRHVRHGKDPAYARAWVARSDEPNARLVALGRHRADLVLSTV; encoded by the coding sequence ATGCGCTCGACGGAACCTGAACCTGAACCTGAACCGGCAGCGGTAACGAGGGCGGAGGCACTGGCCAACACGGGTGAGCGGCGCCTGCTGGGCATCGCCGGCCCCCCGGGGGCCGGAAAGTCGACACTGGCTGCCCGGATCGCGGACGCGCTCGGCCCGCAGCGGGCCGTCGTGGTCCCGATGGACGGGTTCCACCTCGCGCAGGCCGTGCTGGACCGCACGGGTCGCGCCGACCGCAAGGGCGCCCCCGACACCTTCGACGCCGCCGGCTACGCAGCCCTGCTACAGCGGCTGCGCGCACCGCAGGCGTCCACGGTGTACGCGCCCGCCTTCGACCGCTCGCTGGAGGAACCGATCGCGGGCAGTATCCCCGTCTGCCCGGACGTACCGCTGGTGATCACCGAGGGGAACTACCTGCTGCACGACGTGGGGGAGTGGGCCGCGGTACGGCCGCTGCTGGACGAGGCCTGGTACCTCGACCCGGCAGAGGACCTGCGCCTGGACCGGCTGATCGGCCGTCACGTGCGGCACGGCAAGGACCCGGCGTATGCGCGTGCCTGGGTCGCACGCTCGGACGAGCCCAACGCCCGCCTCGTCGCCCTGGGCCGCCACCGCGCCGACCTTGTTCTCAGTACCGTCTGA
- a CDS encoding transposase — translation MADVEGLVINAVGIALHARQPAVTCPSCDVTASRVHSTCTRRPADRPLGGLRVLLRLRVRRGRAGDRLAGHLPVRTSRDMIPGELRRLPDPPSAHVTVMGIDEFAFRRGATYGNVLIDVEPRRPVDLLPDRTAGAVAAWLADHPGIKVICRDRCSTFSQAASRAAPDAIQVADRRHLLH, via the coding sequence GTGGCCGACGTCGAGGGGCTGGTCATCAATGCGGTGGGCATCGCCCTGCATGCGCGGCAGCCGGCGGTGACGTGCCCCTCGTGCGACGTGACCGCGTCACGCGTACACAGCACGTGCACGCGGCGTCCGGCGGACCGCCCGTTGGGTGGGCTACGAGTGCTGCTTCGGCTGCGGGTCCGCCGCGGCCGGGCCGGCGACCGGCTCGCGGGCCACCTGCCGGTGAGGACGAGCCGGGACATGATCCCGGGTGAACTCCGGCGACTGCCGGACCCGCCGTCCGCGCACGTCACGGTGATGGGGATCGACGAGTTCGCGTTCCGGAGGGGCGCCACCTACGGCAACGTCCTCATCGACGTCGAACCACGACGGCCGGTCGATCTCCTGCCCGACCGCACCGCTGGCGCCGTTGCTGCCTGGCTCGCCGATCACCCCGGAATCAAGGTCATCTGCCGAGATCGGTGCAGCACCTTCAGCCAGGCCGCCTCCCGCGCGGCACCCGACGCGATCCAGGTGGCCGACAGGCGGCACCTGCTGCACTGA
- a CDS encoding glycosyltransferase family 2 protein codes for MTLPRIGVVIVTMGTRPRELDALLASVEKQDVPAARVVLVGNATPLTDVSADVTKIPLEENLGCPGGRNVGLKALCESGEVDVVIELDDDGLLIADDVFRTVGQLFASDPKLGIVGFRVADEHGHTERRWVPRLRADDPMRRGLVTAFLGGGHAFSVPMLNEIGLWPAEFFFGHEETDLAWRALDAGRKILYEPKLVLQYPKTSPARHAVYYRFTARNRVWLARRRLPLALVPVYLGVWILLTLARIRSLTGLKAWCGGFMEGVRTSCGPRKPMRWRTVWRMTRLGRPPVL; via the coding sequence ATGACGTTGCCGCGCATCGGGGTCGTCATCGTGACCATGGGCACTCGCCCGCGGGAACTGGACGCCTTGCTCGCTTCTGTGGAGAAGCAGGATGTTCCTGCGGCGCGAGTGGTGCTGGTGGGCAACGCGACCCCTCTCACCGATGTCTCGGCTGACGTCACCAAGATCCCGCTTGAGGAGAACCTCGGCTGTCCCGGAGGCCGCAATGTCGGCCTGAAGGCCCTGTGCGAGTCGGGTGAGGTCGACGTCGTCATCGAGCTGGACGACGACGGGCTGCTCATTGCCGACGACGTGTTCCGCACGGTCGGGCAGCTGTTCGCCTCGGACCCCAAGCTGGGAATCGTGGGGTTCCGTGTCGCTGACGAGCACGGACACACGGAGCGGCGCTGGGTACCCCGGCTGCGTGCCGACGATCCGATGCGCCGCGGCTTGGTGACTGCTTTCCTCGGCGGTGGCCATGCCTTCTCGGTTCCGATGCTCAACGAGATCGGCCTGTGGCCGGCGGAGTTCTTTTTCGGACATGAAGAGACAGACCTCGCCTGGCGAGCACTCGATGCCGGGCGGAAGATCCTCTACGAACCCAAGCTCGTCCTCCAGTACCCCAAGACCTCACCAGCCAGGCATGCGGTGTACTACCGGTTCACCGCCCGAAACCGGGTCTGGCTTGCCCGACGCCGACTCCCGCTTGCCTTGGTCCCGGTCTATCTCGGTGTGTGGATCCTACTCACCCTCGCCCGCATCCGATCCCTGACCGGCCTGAAGGCGTGGTGCGGTGGGTTCATGGAGGGAGTACGGACTTCATGCGGCCCGCGCAAGCCGATGAGGTGGCGGACGGTGTGGCGTATGACGCGGCTGGGCCGGCCTCCGGTTCTCTGA
- a CDS encoding DNA/RNA non-specific endonuclease — protein MTAKKRTSAASGAAARADGQEQLIASAKQYIRTHGSGYLKDPNISSIGIGYRETKGRRTKELTLQFTVDTKVTPEGLAPLNTTPIPPVIDLGGGRTLRTDVIERSYQPHFLVVPEAQTPERQKRVDPVRPGVSVGSVRLHAGTLGCIVFDKNDGATCLLSNWHVLNGREGTAGDEVVQPGTDDDSRFAANRVGVLRRAHLGTAGDCAVSTITERGVDTDILGLGVTPKQLGEPHIDDKVVKSGRTTGVTHGIVTRPFAKVRVPYGPPVGTKEIECFEIGPDPRHVAPGGEISTHGDSGSAWMFKTRSGRPSDVLAGLHFGGEDESDPVDRALACFPRAVFEQLKVTLDPPAAASLESLTAGYDPGFLSVPVPTPSLNPSIKGTAVRIGGSEVIPYTHFSLALSKPRRFAIWVAWNIDGGALKALNRKGIDFVKDPRVPAEDQVDNALYKGAANRLDRGHIARRADLCWGPLPEAQKANHDSFFYTNITPQMDDFNQSKRNGLWGRLEDAVFADVDVEDLKVSVFGGPVFQDDDREFRGVRIPRAFWKIIVFSEQGTFKAKAFLLAQNLVLPESLELDEFRVFQVKVAEIQEQAHIRFPTVMNEADTFVVPESLQERTPLESLADIDWS, from the coding sequence ATGACCGCCAAGAAGCGTACGTCCGCCGCCTCCGGGGCCGCCGCCAGGGCGGACGGGCAGGAACAGCTCATCGCCTCGGCCAAGCAGTACATCCGTACCCACGGGTCCGGATACCTCAAGGACCCCAACATCTCCTCGATCGGCATCGGCTACCGGGAGACGAAGGGGCGGCGGACCAAGGAACTCACCCTCCAGTTCACCGTCGACACCAAGGTGACCCCGGAGGGCCTGGCCCCGCTGAACACCACGCCCATCCCCCCTGTCATCGACCTCGGCGGCGGCCGGACCCTGCGCACCGACGTGATCGAACGCAGCTACCAGCCGCACTTCCTCGTCGTCCCCGAGGCACAGACCCCGGAGCGGCAAAAGCGCGTCGACCCGGTCCGCCCCGGAGTGAGCGTCGGCAGCGTCCGCCTGCACGCCGGCACCCTGGGCTGCATCGTCTTCGACAAGAACGACGGCGCCACCTGTCTGCTCAGCAACTGGCACGTGCTGAACGGCCGCGAGGGCACGGCCGGTGACGAGGTCGTCCAGCCGGGCACGGACGACGACAGCCGGTTCGCCGCCAACCGCGTCGGCGTGCTGCGGCGCGCCCACCTCGGCACCGCGGGCGACTGCGCCGTCTCGACCATCACCGAACGCGGCGTCGACACCGACATCCTCGGCCTCGGCGTCACACCGAAACAGCTCGGCGAGCCCCATATCGACGACAAGGTCGTCAAGTCCGGCCGCACCACCGGCGTCACGCACGGCATCGTCACCCGCCCCTTCGCCAAGGTCCGCGTCCCCTACGGCCCGCCGGTCGGGACCAAGGAGATCGAGTGCTTCGAGATCGGCCCGGACCCCCGCCACGTGGCACCCGGCGGGGAGATCAGCACGCACGGCGACTCCGGCTCGGCCTGGATGTTCAAGACGCGGTCCGGCAGGCCCTCGGACGTACTGGCCGGCCTGCACTTCGGCGGCGAGGACGAGTCCGACCCCGTGGACCGGGCGCTGGCCTGCTTCCCGCGCGCGGTCTTCGAACAGCTGAAGGTCACCCTGGATCCCCCGGCCGCGGCCTCCCTGGAGTCCTTGACCGCCGGGTACGACCCGGGGTTCCTCTCCGTGCCGGTGCCCACCCCGTCGCTCAACCCCTCGATCAAGGGCACCGCCGTACGGATCGGCGGCTCCGAGGTGATCCCGTACACCCACTTCTCGCTGGCGCTGAGCAAGCCGCGGCGCTTCGCGATCTGGGTGGCGTGGAACATCGACGGCGGCGCCCTCAAGGCCCTCAACCGCAAGGGGATCGACTTCGTCAAGGACCCGCGCGTGCCGGCGGAGGACCAGGTCGACAACGCGCTGTACAAGGGCGCCGCCAACCGGCTCGACCGCGGCCACATCGCCCGCCGCGCCGACCTCTGCTGGGGCCCGCTGCCGGAGGCCCAGAAGGCCAACCACGACTCGTTCTTCTACACCAACATCACTCCGCAGATGGACGACTTCAACCAGAGCAAGCGCAACGGCCTCTGGGGGAGGCTGGAGGACGCGGTGTTCGCCGACGTCGACGTCGAGGACCTCAAGGTGAGCGTCTTCGGCGGGCCGGTCTTCCAGGACGACGACCGGGAGTTCCGCGGAGTGCGGATCCCCCGCGCGTTCTGGAAGATCATCGTCTTCTCCGAACAGGGCACGTTCAAGGCCAAGGCGTTCCTGCTGGCGCAGAACCTGGTCCTGCCCGAATCCCTCGAACTGGACGAGTTCCGCGTGTTCCAGGTCAAGGTCGCCGAGATACAGGAGCAGGCCCACATCCGCTTCCCCACCGTGATGAACGAGGCGGACACCTTCGTGGTGCCCGAGTCGCTGCAGGAGCGGACGCCACTGGAGAGCCTGGCGGATATCGACTGGAGCTAG
- a CDS encoding ASCH domain-containing protein codes for MELARRTIDAHTDAGPDEDGIHTMGAAVMAADYRMFAGVNLYHFTGGPCAELVALGAARAQGARQMRCIVAVGNHGRGVIGPCGRDRQVFVDYYPTMRVIVPTPAGLMSVLAADLMPLAQRWTPEAGMNGLDPLLYQDPETAGPPVIRFNPRYLEDVRSGAKTKTTRFRDPAQLGPARLVFESDPEVVLPAEVTGVRHCLVSDLTNQDAQAEGLTTATELREALKGHYPDLAGTDEVDVISFQINDKTGGA; via the coding sequence GTGGAGCTGGCACGCCGCACCATAGACGCGCATACCGACGCCGGGCCCGACGAAGATGGGATCCACACGATGGGGGCCGCGGTCATGGCCGCCGACTACCGGATGTTCGCCGGCGTGAACCTCTACCACTTCACCGGGGGGCCCTGCGCCGAACTCGTGGCTCTGGGAGCTGCGCGGGCCCAGGGCGCACGCCAGATGCGCTGCATCGTTGCCGTGGGAAACCACGGGCGCGGGGTCATCGGCCCGTGCGGGCGCGATCGGCAGGTCTTCGTGGACTACTACCCCACCATGCGCGTCATCGTGCCCACGCCCGCGGGGCTGATGTCCGTGCTGGCCGCCGACCTGATGCCGCTGGCTCAGCGATGGACCCCGGAGGCGGGCATGAACGGTCTCGACCCCTTGCTCTACCAAGACCCCGAGACGGCCGGTCCCCCGGTCATCCGGTTCAACCCCCGCTACCTTGAAGACGTCCGCTCTGGCGCCAAGACCAAGACCACCCGCTTCCGGGACCCTGCCCAGCTCGGGCCGGCACGGCTGGTGTTTGAAAGCGACCCCGAAGTCGTCCTGCCGGCAGAGGTGACCGGCGTCAGGCACTGCCTGGTCAGCGACCTCACCAACCAGGACGCCCAAGCCGAGGGGCTGACGACAGCAACCGAACTCCGGGAAGCCCTCAAGGGTCACTACCCAGATCTGGCGGGAACCGACGAAGTCGACGTGATCAGCTTCCAGATCAACGACAAGACAGGAGGGGCTTGA
- a CDS encoding ricin-type beta-trefoil lectin domain protein yields the protein MAAVAGGGLLTPTAFGTEDTDSGAEAAETVTIPPVEDALDAHAADSATSTSDNTAFKDGVLTLGDTAAAVPRSGVAAAGTTNPPSGEGWKLSGATKWLTTGYTIKFYDQKSADWLAPYAKATAADLQRITTLPVTVDTQPVGWEHVRLKGEVIVGVLHRPCVPPAGEGSMGSTGWKVVRDGSGTANLSCGFTNSSVPETVTSGHAYIDDSFFTAQGKPTAAMGETYMRNHISHEIGHTLGLTHANRSLTKGDCVKGTDSGEFPVMCSPTYAYQDKRAGTYVQQFDVQGLRLLAAGAGAALPPQGKVTGLGGKCLDVKGGKAANGTQIQLYTCNGSVAQSWILGKDGTFRALGKCLDDSRDLTANGNKIQLYDCNGTSAQRWTVNAKGQIVHVASGKVLDVTGGKTDNGTAVQLYAAGGDKRQVWVAPK from the coding sequence GTGGCGGCGGTCGCGGGCGGCGGGCTCCTCACCCCCACCGCGTTCGGTACCGAGGACACCGACAGCGGGGCGGAAGCCGCCGAGACGGTCACGATCCCGCCGGTCGAGGACGCGTTGGACGCCCACGCGGCGGACTCCGCCACCTCCACGAGCGACAACACGGCCTTCAAGGACGGCGTGTTGACGCTCGGCGACACGGCGGCGGCCGTACCGCGCTCGGGCGTCGCCGCGGCCGGCACCACCAACCCGCCGTCGGGCGAGGGGTGGAAGCTGAGCGGCGCCACCAAGTGGCTGACGACCGGCTACACGATCAAGTTCTACGACCAGAAGTCCGCGGACTGGCTGGCCCCTTACGCGAAGGCCACCGCCGCCGACCTCCAGCGGATCACCACGCTGCCGGTCACCGTCGACACCCAACCCGTGGGCTGGGAACACGTCCGGCTCAAGGGCGAGGTGATCGTCGGCGTGCTGCACCGCCCGTGCGTGCCGCCCGCCGGCGAGGGCAGCATGGGCAGCACCGGCTGGAAGGTGGTCCGCGACGGCTCCGGGACCGCCAACCTCAGCTGCGGCTTCACCAATTCCTCCGTGCCGGAGACGGTGACCAGCGGACACGCCTACATCGACGACTCGTTCTTCACGGCGCAGGGCAAGCCCACGGCCGCGATGGGCGAGACGTACATGAGGAACCACATCAGCCACGAGATCGGTCACACGCTCGGCCTCACCCACGCCAACCGCAGCCTGACCAAGGGCGACTGCGTCAAGGGCACCGACTCCGGGGAGTTCCCGGTCATGTGCTCGCCGACGTACGCGTACCAGGACAAGCGGGCGGGTACGTACGTCCAGCAGTTCGACGTGCAGGGGCTGCGGCTGCTCGCCGCCGGGGCCGGGGCCGCGCTGCCCCCGCAGGGCAAGGTGACGGGCCTGGGCGGCAAGTGCCTGGACGTCAAGGGCGGCAAGGCGGCCAACGGCACGCAGATCCAGCTGTACACCTGCAACGGCTCGGTCGCCCAGTCGTGGATCCTCGGGAAGGACGGCACGTTCCGCGCGCTGGGCAAGTGCCTGGACGACTCGCGCGACCTGACCGCCAACGGCAACAAGATCCAGCTCTACGACTGCAACGGCACGTCCGCGCAGCGGTGGACGGTCAACGCCAAGGGTCAGATCGTGCACGTTGCCTCCGGCAAGGTACTGGACGTGACCGGCGGCAAGACCGACAACGGCACGGCGGTGCAGCTTTACGCGGCGGGCGGCGACAAGCGCCAGGTCTGGGTCGCGCCGAAGTAG
- a CDS encoding DUF6247 family protein, with translation MSAQPEGIPVPPPAPAAAAQLLARLREERRAETWVPAFERDWAKALEDSRHTYSLTPLHDVVRTWQLRLAAAPAVDAYFDSGRDETGFLALDDVLGVRR, from the coding sequence GTGAGCGCGCAGCCCGAGGGGATCCCCGTACCGCCACCCGCCCCTGCTGCGGCCGCCCAACTCCTCGCCCGCCTGCGCGAGGAGCGCCGTGCCGAGACCTGGGTGCCGGCGTTCGAGCGGGACTGGGCCAAGGCCCTGGAGGACTCCCGCCACACCTACAGCCTCACCCCGCTCCACGACGTCGTACGTACCTGGCAGCTGCGTCTCGCCGCGGCCCCGGCCGTCGACGCCTACTTCGACTCCGGCCGCGACGAGACCGGCTTCCTGGCCCTCGACGACGTCCTGGGCGTACGCCGGTGA
- a CDS encoding patatin-like phospholipase family protein, which produces MPNAQAQLKLREVPGWAVGLCLFGLAAGLSMVLWYGAAPPFGARPSGDGELLLQFAATPARARAIVKAGGGAGLFQDGLVLDWRWFIPGYAAALAGAFGLGHLLLYRKATRLWALRALFLTPVAVAADCVENVFLWQALNRIKADPNGPVPPRAALLSGGPEHDLERNLQWASHFAQLKWALVIPLVAAALLTVVTLCSRRVLAPSLVRGTTEDRPRPVVEYADQPAADRTGLPDVILPPAAPHDWEPLSEWTAPDPARPHLAADPPDSASAHWRNRRYQPPSRKPGELGFCVSGGGIRSASVALGALQALRAELLEADYLVSVSGGGYTAGAFQLALTDARFVDAEGNPSVPRPGLARPADAFAPGSPEEDHVRRHAKYLADAPKERVHAAGAVLRGMAVSFGMLALLFTVVGQCLNAFYSRLPLTDLHRFVPRPKVFVPTCQNPALPVCPGPPETFLPPFHLYPNAWQPVLVLFGLAGLVSVAFAFGGSWTKASRPAWLRSVVKAIVWMALVVALLSIVLPAVIWFFAWLAHEQGVVYSDGRGLSVLAALTGAATAVGTWFTVVHKTVRQLTPGGELTGPLRKGGGPSLVVQVGGGWVKAAVCWLVLFLVAFFYLALMTWTAVYAGTWNIWWKAGIPIALIVLSLVIDQTTFSLHPFYRQRLAGAFAVRRAVLKGGSVGALPYDYNHEPTPLHPYAQRVDGFPQVIFAASAAVSLRNRTAPGRPAVPFTFASDYCGGPDTGWVRTETLQATAPELIGRDLTVQSAVAVSGAAFASAMGSQTMFMERLLALSNVRLGTWVPNPLYIAELAKYGPDRIMPRLPRVRRLRYQLQELVGWFSDTTPLLLCTDGGHFDNLGLVEMLRLRCRTVYVIDASGDTPPLATTLAQAVTLAYEDLGVKITFNREPGRNLLDLVPGSGKPLAPEAPMAALNARFSATCVVRGTIEYPEEVEFSPGTPKATKGTIIFVKATLTPDMPEDLLSYALREPAFPRQATFDQWFDHAQFDAYRALGYHLGTKARDLRPDTPEA; this is translated from the coding sequence ATGCCGAATGCTCAGGCGCAGTTGAAACTGCGAGAAGTGCCAGGCTGGGCGGTGGGGCTGTGCCTGTTCGGGCTCGCCGCCGGTCTCTCGATGGTCCTCTGGTACGGGGCGGCTCCGCCGTTCGGGGCCAGGCCCTCGGGGGACGGCGAGCTGCTGCTGCAGTTCGCGGCGACCCCCGCACGGGCCCGCGCCATCGTGAAGGCCGGAGGCGGTGCCGGCCTCTTCCAGGACGGGCTCGTGCTGGACTGGCGCTGGTTCATCCCCGGCTATGCGGCCGCCCTCGCGGGGGCGTTCGGGCTCGGGCACCTGCTGCTCTACCGCAAGGCCACGCGGCTGTGGGCCCTTCGAGCCCTCTTCCTCACCCCCGTGGCGGTGGCGGCGGACTGCGTGGAGAACGTCTTCCTCTGGCAGGCCCTCAACCGGATCAAGGCCGACCCGAACGGTCCCGTACCGCCCCGGGCCGCCCTCCTCAGCGGAGGCCCCGAGCATGATCTGGAGCGGAACCTGCAGTGGGCGAGCCACTTCGCCCAGCTGAAATGGGCGCTGGTCATCCCGCTGGTGGCAGCCGCCCTCCTGACCGTCGTCACCCTCTGCTCCCGCCGCGTGCTGGCCCCCTCCCTGGTGAGGGGAACGACCGAAGACCGCCCCCGTCCCGTCGTGGAGTACGCCGATCAGCCCGCCGCGGACCGGACCGGCCTGCCGGACGTGATCCTCCCGCCCGCCGCGCCCCACGACTGGGAACCCCTGTCCGAGTGGACCGCACCCGACCCGGCCAGGCCACACCTCGCCGCAGACCCGCCGGACAGCGCGTCGGCCCACTGGCGCAACCGCCGTTACCAGCCGCCCTCCCGCAAACCCGGGGAGCTCGGCTTCTGCGTCTCCGGCGGCGGCATCCGGTCGGCGTCGGTGGCCCTCGGCGCCCTGCAGGCGCTGCGCGCCGAACTGCTCGAGGCCGACTACCTGGTGTCGGTGTCCGGCGGCGGGTACACGGCCGGCGCCTTCCAACTTGCCCTGACCGACGCCCGGTTCGTCGATGCCGAGGGGAACCCTTCGGTACCCCGGCCCGGCCTCGCACGGCCCGCGGACGCCTTCGCGCCGGGCAGCCCGGAGGAGGACCACGTCCGCCGCCACGCGAAGTACCTGGCGGACGCCCCCAAGGAGAGGGTGCACGCCGCCGGGGCGGTGCTGCGGGGGATGGCCGTCTCCTTCGGCATGCTGGCCCTGCTCTTCACCGTCGTGGGCCAGTGCCTGAACGCGTTCTACTCGCGGCTGCCGCTGACCGACCTCCACCGCTTCGTCCCACGGCCGAAGGTGTTCGTACCGACCTGCCAGAACCCGGCGCTCCCGGTGTGTCCCGGTCCGCCGGAGACCTTCCTGCCGCCCTTCCACCTGTACCCGAACGCCTGGCAGCCCGTCCTCGTCCTGTTCGGCCTGGCCGGCCTGGTGTCGGTGGCCTTCGCCTTCGGCGGATCCTGGACCAAGGCGTCCCGCCCCGCCTGGCTGCGCAGCGTCGTGAAGGCGATCGTGTGGATGGCCCTGGTGGTCGCCTTGCTCTCCATCGTCCTCCCTGCGGTGATCTGGTTCTTCGCCTGGCTCGCACACGAGCAGGGGGTGGTGTACAGCGACGGCAGGGGGCTGTCCGTGCTCGCCGCGCTCACCGGGGCCGCGACCGCCGTCGGCACCTGGTTCACCGTCGTGCACAAGACGGTGAGGCAGCTGACGCCCGGCGGCGAACTGACCGGCCCGCTCCGCAAGGGCGGCGGGCCCTCCCTCGTGGTCCAGGTCGGCGGCGGCTGGGTGAAAGCCGCGGTGTGCTGGCTGGTGCTGTTCCTGGTCGCCTTCTTCTACCTCGCCCTGATGACCTGGACGGCCGTCTACGCGGGCACGTGGAACATCTGGTGGAAGGCCGGGATCCCGATCGCCCTGATCGTGCTGTCGCTCGTGATCGACCAGACCACCTTCAGCCTTCACCCCTTCTACCGCCAACGGCTGGCAGGTGCCTTCGCCGTCCGCCGCGCGGTGCTGAAGGGCGGCTCGGTGGGCGCCCTGCCGTACGACTACAACCACGAGCCGACCCCGCTGCACCCCTACGCACAGCGGGTGGACGGCTTCCCCCAGGTCATCTTCGCCGCTTCGGCGGCCGTCTCGCTGCGCAACCGGACCGCGCCCGGGCGCCCGGCCGTGCCCTTCACCTTCGCGTCCGACTACTGCGGTGGCCCCGACACCGGCTGGGTCCGCACCGAAACCCTCCAGGCGACGGCCCCGGAGCTGATCGGGCGCGACCTGACCGTGCAGTCCGCCGTCGCCGTGTCAGGAGCGGCCTTCGCCTCGGCGATGGGCTCCCAGACGATGTTCATGGAGCGGTTGCTCGCCCTGTCCAACGTACGGTTGGGCACCTGGGTTCCGAACCCCCTCTACATCGCGGAACTGGCGAAGTACGGACCCGACCGGATCATGCCGCGGCTGCCCCGGGTACGGCGGCTGCGGTACCAGCTCCAGGAACTGGTGGGCTGGTTCTCGGACACCACGCCCCTGCTGCTGTGCACCGACGGCGGCCACTTCGACAACCTCGGCCTGGTCGAGATGCTGAGGCTCCGCTGCCGGACCGTCTACGTCATCGACGCCTCCGGGGACACCCCGCCCCTGGCCACTACCCTCGCCCAGGCCGTGACCCTCGCCTACGAGGACCTCGGGGTGAAGATCACGTTCAACAGGGAGCCGGGCCGCAACCTGCTGGACCTGGTACCCGGCAGCGGGAAACCCCTCGCGCCCGAGGCGCCGATGGCCGCCCTGAACGCCCGCTTCTCCGCCACCTGCGTGGTGCGCGGCACGATCGAGTACCCGGAGGAGGTCGAGTTCTCGCCGGGCACACCCAAGGCCACGAAGGGGACGATCATCTTCGTGAAGGCCACCCTGACCCCCGACATGCCGGAGGACCTGCTGAGCTACGCCCTGCGCGAGCCGGCCTTCCCCCGCCAGGCCACCTTCGACCAGTGGTTCGACCACGCCCAGTTCGACGCCTACCGCGCGCTCGGCTACCACCTCGGCACCAAGGCCAGAGACCTCCGCCCCGACACCCCGGAGGCGTAG